The following are encoded in a window of Chthoniobacterales bacterium genomic DNA:
- a CDS encoding AAA family ATPase — MNPQKEFGLGVVIGKFLPPHLGHHFLIDTALLRCAVVVVIVCEKPSDPVPGNLRQEWLQEMHPAADIRLIDDRYDENDSRVWAANTIRWLGRAPDVVFTSEQYGDAYAAHMNCRHVMVDHARQTVPCSGTMVRNNPLDQWEHLSSPVRGWYAKRIVVLGAESTGTTTLAQALAEHFKTTWVAEYGREYSFEKQVRGETEWKTDEFHEIAQEQTCRENLAAREANRFLFCDTNAFATTLWHRRYMGFHSPLLEEFARHGRVDLYILTGDEIPFVQDGLRDGEFIRHEMHCWFEDALSRQCAPFEIVRGSVEERLRQTIETCRRLFQGEGIVTGVSNAFWGGKG; from the coding sequence ATGAATCCGCAAAAGGAATTCGGCCTCGGCGTGGTGATCGGAAAATTCCTGCCGCCTCATCTTGGGCACCATTTTCTCATAGATACCGCACTTTTGCGATGTGCGGTGGTGGTCGTCATTGTATGTGAAAAACCTAGCGATCCGGTTCCTGGAAATCTCCGGCAGGAATGGCTTCAGGAAATGCATCCCGCTGCCGATATCCGTCTGATCGATGACCGCTACGACGAAAACGACTCGCGTGTCTGGGCTGCAAATACAATCCGCTGGCTGGGCCGTGCGCCGGATGTGGTTTTCACTTCCGAGCAATACGGTGATGCCTACGCCGCGCACATGAACTGCCGCCATGTCATGGTCGATCACGCGCGCCAGACAGTGCCGTGCAGTGGAACGATGGTTAGGAATAATCCGTTAGATCAGTGGGAGCATCTGTCATCGCCGGTCCGTGGCTGGTATGCGAAACGGATCGTGGTGCTCGGCGCGGAATCCACTGGCACGACAACTCTCGCTCAAGCATTGGCGGAACATTTCAAAACAACTTGGGTCGCCGAATACGGACGCGAATACAGTTTTGAAAAACAAGTGCGGGGCGAGACGGAATGGAAGACGGATGAATTTCATGAAATCGCACAAGAGCAAACATGCAGGGAAAATCTAGCGGCCCGGGAAGCAAACCGCTTCCTTTTCTGCGACACGAACGCCTTTGCCACAACTTTATGGCACCGTCGCTACATGGGCTTCCATTCGCCTTTACTGGAAGAGTTTGCACGACATGGACGGGTCGATTTGTATATTCTCACTGGCGATGAAATCCCTTTCGTCCAAGACGGTCTGCGTGATGGAGAATTCATTCGACATGAAATGCATTGTTGGTTCGAGGATGCCCTTTCCCGGCAGTGCGCACCATTTGAAATAGTGAGAGGATCAGTGGAAGAGCGGCTCCGTCAAACAATCGAAACCTGCCGCCGTTTATTCCAAGGTGAGGGAATAGTGACAGGTGTTTCCAATGCATTTTGGGGCGGGAAAGGTTAG
- a CDS encoding DNA methyltransferase — MLRVEASINETGEASIGEWAHLAHSLAGLHRELADFHAFGAKTAVTETSGGVPVYTNEFWTSKQRAAHALHEISYRACFKPQLPRFFIERLTQPGELVYDPFLGRGTTVLEAALLGRRAAGNDVNPLSRILAEPRLRPPSLEAIRERLAAVDWSAQSEEEPGTEDLLVFYHPGTLQELMALRIHLQKRVELQSNDAVDDWIRMVATNRLTGHSAGFFSIYTLPPNQAVSAARQRKINANRSQTPPRRDVAAIILKKSASLLRNGGVPERTSGRFFTGSAMAQSPLEVGSVSLVVTSPPFLNMVDYAGDNWLRCWFNGIDPGQLALTQSRLKVDWSAEMTLCFRELARVVRPGGAIAFEVGEIDRSRIQMEDLVIPAAAAAGLHPHLVLVNAQEFTKTANCWGVSNQTKGTNTNRVVLLGKT, encoded by the coding sequence ATGTTGCGCGTTGAAGCCTCCATCAATGAAACGGGTGAGGCTTCAATAGGGGAATGGGCGCATCTTGCGCATTCGCTGGCTGGATTACATCGGGAACTGGCGGACTTCCATGCCTTTGGGGCGAAGACGGCGGTGACGGAAACGAGTGGCGGTGTGCCGGTTTATACGAATGAGTTTTGGACGTCGAAGCAGCGGGCGGCCCATGCGCTGCACGAGATTTCGTATCGGGCGTGTTTTAAGCCGCAGTTGCCGCGTTTTTTTATCGAGCGGCTGACGCAGCCGGGTGAGTTGGTCTATGATCCGTTTTTGGGGCGGGGGACAACGGTGCTGGAGGCTGCTTTGCTGGGCAGAAGGGCTGCGGGGAATGATGTGAATCCGCTCAGTCGCATTTTGGCGGAGCCACGGCTGCGTCCTCCGTCATTGGAGGCGATCCGCGAGCGGCTGGCGGCGGTGGATTGGTCGGCCCAGTCGGAGGAGGAGCCGGGGACGGAGGACTTGCTGGTTTTCTATCATCCGGGGACGTTGCAAGAGCTGATGGCGCTGCGGATTCACCTGCAAAAGCGAGTCGAGTTGCAGTCGAATGACGCGGTGGACGACTGGATTCGCATGGTGGCGACGAATCGGCTGACGGGACATTCAGCGGGATTTTTTTCGATCTATACGCTGCCGCCGAATCAGGCGGTGAGCGCGGCACGCCAGCGGAAAATCAATGCGAATCGCAGTCAAACGCCGCCGCGTCGGGATGTGGCCGCGATCATTTTGAAGAAATCCGCGTCGCTGCTGCGCAATGGAGGCGTGCCCGAAAGAACGTCGGGACGTTTTTTCACCGGATCGGCGATGGCGCAGAGTCCACTGGAAGTCGGCTCGGTGTCGTTGGTCGTCACGTCGCCGCCATTTCTCAATATGGTGGATTACGCCGGGGATAACTGGCTGCGCTGCTGGTTTAATGGGATCGATCCGGGGCAACTGGCGCTGACGCAGAGTCGATTGAAAGTCGATTGGAGCGCTGAGATGACGCTCTGTTTCCGGGAACTCGCCCGTGTGGTCCGTCCGGGCGGGGCCATCGCCTTCGAGGTTGGGGAAATTGATCGGAGTCGCATTCAAATGGAGGATTTGGTCATCCCCGCCGCCGCTGCAGCCGGGCTCCACCCGCATCTGGTGCTGGTGAATGCCCAGGAGTTTACCAAGACGGCGAATTGCTGGGGCGTGAGCAATCAGACGAAAGGGACCAATACCAATCGCGTCGTGCTTCTCGGGAAGACCTAA
- the pnuC gene encoding nicotinamide riboside transporter PnuC — translation MHPKPKRFDIALLILSSLALLLVSWFRWVPIDFTETCGFVTGAVCVWLVTRQNIWNWPIGLANNLFFGFVFWRTRLFADMGLQGVYLFLGIWGWWQWLHGGRNHSRLKVTRATRNEWIGIAVFLIFGTWGLRELLTAINGAAPFLDSLTTTLCLAAQYLLCLKRIENWWLWIAADLIYVPLYFQKHLPLTAVLYAGFIVLCVIGLYRWKKELHISPP, via the coding sequence ATGCATCCGAAGCCCAAGCGGTTTGACATAGCTCTGCTTATCCTGTCTTCATTAGCACTGTTGTTAGTATCGTGGTTCCGGTGGGTTCCCATCGACTTCACAGAAACGTGCGGTTTTGTGACGGGTGCAGTTTGCGTCTGGCTGGTCACGCGTCAAAACATCTGGAACTGGCCGATCGGTCTCGCGAATAATCTCTTTTTCGGGTTTGTCTTCTGGCGGACGAGGCTGTTCGCGGACATGGGATTGCAGGGCGTCTACCTATTCCTCGGGATTTGGGGCTGGTGGCAGTGGTTGCACGGCGGGAGGAATCATTCGCGTCTCAAAGTTACCCGCGCGACCCGGAATGAATGGATCGGTATCGCGGTGTTCTTGATATTCGGAACGTGGGGATTGCGGGAATTATTGACAGCTATCAATGGAGCCGCGCCGTTTTTGGACTCTCTAACCACCACGCTCTGCCTGGCCGCGCAATATTTGCTTTGCTTGAAACGAATCGAAAACTGGTGGCTTTGGATCGCGGCGGATCTCATCTATGTGCCATTGTATTTCCAAAAACACCTACCCCTCACGGCGGTGCTTTACGCAGGCTTCATCGTGCTGTGCGTGATCGGGCTTTACCGTTGGAAAAAGGAACTACACATTTCTCCGCCATGA